The nucleotide window CATTTTGTATATCCACGAAGTACGGATATATTTTGTTGGATGACTTGTTTTCATTTCGGTAAAGTGTAAATTGACTCACTAGAATTCCCTATAAGAATCAGAGAATAACCCATGATCATCCACCAGCTTATTTAAAGAATCAATGGCTTTCTTATTCTCCTTCAGCCAATTTTCTTTTTCTGCTGCTCTTACTTCGATTTCAAGAGCGTGTTCTAGTGTGGCTGAGAGGTTGATATTCAGTCCTTTCGCTTTAGAGAGTAAGTCACTGTTAATACTAAGGTTTGTGGGTTTCTTAGGGGCGTTTTTGTCAAAAATATGTTGCATTTGGCCTAACCTTTGTTCGGTATGCGCATTATTAATACGTATAAATAATGTAGCATATAAGAGCGTATCTAACAAGGCGTTAAACCAGGACATACTTTCGCGGCGCGCTTTTTGTAGAGTCGCACAAAAAGCCCACCGCTAAGGCATGCCTGATAACACTGCGTTAGCGATCGGCATAGATATGAGTACATATTCAGACGGTGGTAGATACTTAACAGAGTTTCAGGATGAAATTATTGTTCGCTGCCCCAATTGCCAAAAATCTGCAAAAATATTTGCAGGCGGTAAGCCTTATGGCCACAAAGGCGTGAGTCTGGCATGCCATCATTGTGGTTACAGCAAACACATATAGATGGTCTCTTATTGTGGTCTGTCCACTGCCTGCTTGCCTTCCTTTCATGGACAGCTCAGGGTCGCTAGACATTCATCGGTTAACCTTGAGGGGCGCTATTCAAGAAGTGAGTTACATTAACGTACTCCGTTAGTATCAGGATCAAACAAGGTGTAAACGATTTAGCTAATCGTATTGTTGTACGCCAGTGAGATGTCTAATCAAGCCGGCGGGTTCACAGCGTTGATACATAAATTGACTATCGGATTTGCAATCAATGATTGAGCCAATTTACTTTTGTATTCCGCATCGAGTCCAGTTTGACTTCCAGCTCATCCCACTGCGTGACTAACCCTTTACAACCCCGGGTACGGTCCTTAGAAGATTAAGATGCACGGGGTTATGCTGCTTGGCTTGTTGTTCTATAAACCATTCCACCTTGCCGAGTTGTTTTGCATAAAAACCCAGGATGTTTACATCCAAGTCGATATTTTGTTGCACAGCGATATCCGGGGAGGTTTTTTTCAGCTGCTCGCGCGCACAAACATCTTTTATTTTGACTCGATTGGGTGGAAGGTTGTATGGCGGTTGTGTTGACCACATGAGCCTTCAAATCCGCACCATGGCGTACGATCTTCATACGCCGACGTTGTAAATCCCTGGTTGCACGCATTTCTTCAGGCTAGATATAAGCAAGGGAAGTTTCCAGTGCGGATTAAATGGGCAATCTTGAAAGAGTCGATGCGATCGTTCTTGGCTTTTCCTCCGTGAATGGCTTTCATGTACAAAGCGTGACCAAGAATAAAATCCACCCCCATTTGGTCACAAAAGTCTGAAACCCAGTACCAACAGTGCATACATTCCACATCAACCACTATATTTCCCATATACGGATCATTGAGTTGATGCAGGCGTTTGGGGGCGGCTGGGATTTCCTTGTGTACACAAACCTCTCCCTACTGGTCTATAATGCAGACATATAGGGTTCTGGCATGTAAATCAATTCCACAGTAGTAAGGATGCATGTTATTGTAAAAGTTCTTTGGGCTTTCTCCTTTTTTGGTTTTGTCACGTTTCAGTTTACCCTGTAGGGTAGAACTGGGGGAGAAGGCTCAATGAGTATCAAGAGCGCGAGCTCGGATTAGGTAACATGCTGTGCGCGTGACCAAACCGGTGGCGCTTGTTGTTATTTGTAAAATGAGAAAAATCACAAATGAATTCTAGTTTCCTAGATTCATTTATTCTAAATAATCACCAACAACAAAAAAGGTAGAAAGAGAAATGAGTCAAGGAACGGTAAAGTGGTTTAATCCCGACAAAGGGTACGGGTTTATTACTCCAGATGATGGCGGTAAAGATTTGTTTGTTCATCATTCGGAAATACAAAGCGGTGGAGGTTTTGCTACTTTAAGCGACGGTCAAAAAGTTGAATATGAAGTGGGTCAAGGTCAAAAAGGCCCATGTGCGACCAAAGTTAAGGCAATTTAAAAATTGTGTAGCATATAACCATCAATTTTACTCAGACAGTCAACCGAATCACACTTTTTTCGGTCGCAAAAACTACACCGTGTTTACCTGCTGGTGAGTTGGTCGTTATGCTGGTCCATAAATCCAACGTAAATGGGTAAAATAATTGTCCTGTATTCATCACTATTATTTACCAACGAGAGGAAGGTGCATACTGACTGCCATGAGTTAAATTTTGTAAATGTAAAAAGTGAATCCGTAAATATATATAGGGGAGAAGGCAATAGTCCCGCATATTTGATGATAATTCCTCTAGGTCCGATACATTAGTTGACGATAAGATGACACTGTTCGAATCGAACGCTATTGCTAGATACCTTTCGAAAAATTGTGGCGATTTAGCTCTAACGGTAAATCGCCAGTTACGTGAACTGAAGTATATAAACGGCTTTTTTTGGAGAGTGGTCAATGGCAGCCAGAGATAACGATATAGATAAGTAGCGAAATACCAGCGCGGACACTCTGATCCATAAGCAGGTGCTGTCATCAAGTAAGGGTTTTGGTATAGGCATATCCTATATGATTGCAGCGGTTGTCTGGTTTGACCAGCAGCATGCACATCACTGATGGCCCTTTCCATAAAACTACCCTCGCAGTAACAGAGATAGAATTCCCACATGCGTAAAAAGTCATCACTATAGCCCATCGATCTAATTTCATCGAAAGGTAACGTATTTTAGTGTTGAGTTAAAACAGTATCCAGAAGAATTTCAAAAATGGATTGAGGATAGAAGCATTCGACTAAACAAGATTTTGTCCAAAAAAATGGATTACAAAACCGAACATGAACGGGCCATTTCTGATATATGCAGTAGCGTTGACGCAATATATAATGTCAAATTGGTTAAAGAAAAGGATAATCTACCAATTATTCTTAAAGCAATTAGAATATGGGAGCTAAGGAGCTTTACAAACAGAAAAAGTTTCAAGTCGCCGCAGGTATTGTATATTTATTGTGAATATTCATATTATACGAATTAGAAATGTTTCCACTCGCGGCGCTCGGGTCATGCCTGCTATGCTCGTTTTTTCCGGGTACTATATATATCGTTATGCATTATTGTGCCGACGAAGAAACTTGTTAACCCAAAAAGATAATATAAATGAATAAGCTTTATAGTCCTTTTCAACCTACGTTAACCAATGCCGGGTTACATCAGCTTGGGCTAAGAATGCAGTCAAGAGAGCCCTGTGAGTCACTTAAAGGTATTGTGCATTCATATTTGCAAATTAATGTGGATAGGCAAACTCTGTATCCGGTAATGCCAGATGGTACTCAGGCTATCTATATTTCACCACAGGGATCACTGATAGGAGGTACTTTGACTGAGGCCAGAGATATCCAGTTGTTATACCCTGGAGAATATTTTGGCATTTGGTTCTATCCCGGCGCACTAAGGCATTTATTTGCTATAAATTTGTCTGAAATATCTGATCAGTTTGTCGATAGCAAATATTTTCGTTGCAATAGGTTCAATAGTCTGCACACAGAAATATATAAGCACAAAGATTTCAACGATCGAGTAGCTGTCTGTGAACGGTGGGTAATGGGAAGATATATCAGGGAACCAACTTCTTGTTTTGATCATGCACTATTTGTTATTTACCAGTCATTCGGTGGTGAACGAATAGACAAAATCGCCGGAAAAGTCGGCTGGAGTCGTCGCCATCTGAATCGTCGATTTCTAGAATATACTGGTGTAGGTACAAAGGCCTTTGCCAAAATAGTTAGGGCTCAGACTTTATATAGACAGCTGTATCAAATATCGGTCGATTCTACGCAAAATTTGATGGATCTGGGATACTACGACCAATCTCATTTGATAAAAGAGTTCAAAAAATACTTTAAACTTACCCCTGGAGAGTTCATAAATCATAATATGTCCGATTTTTACAATCGATAATTCCACAAGTCAGAGAAACTGTATTTTTAGCCTGTAAGGGGGTATAGATGCGGTTCTCGAAACAAGACGTTACAGAAATATCAAAAGGCGGCTATTTTGGCGACGGTAATGCGCAACTACCAAGTTCGCCGATGCTGATGATTGATGAGATCAGTTATATCTCCGCGGAAAGTGGTAAGTATAATAGGGGGGAGCTATGTGCCTGCCTTAGCATTTTGCCGGATCACTGGTTTTTTGCCTGTCATTTTGAAGGGGACCCGGTCATGCCTGGGTGTTTGGGGTTGGATGCATTATGGCAATTGTTAGGTGTATTTTTAGGTTGGTCGGGGCTTGAGGGAAAAGGGAGGGCATTAGGCGTAGGGAAAGTGAAATTTAGTGGTCAAATTTATCCGGATGCAGGCTCAATTAGATATCATTTACATATTAAGCGTATATTTCGAAAGCCAATGCCCTTGGGCGTGGCGGACGGTGTCGTCATACTCAATGACCAAATAATATATGAGGCCAGTGATCTGAGGGTTGGTTTGATTGAATTAAGTCGAGAAAAACTGGCTTAACCAAGCGCTTCAGTTCCAGTCGGACTGAAAATCGGTACGGCGGAAACATGGGAACTGCAGTTACAGTGAGAGAAAATCCCAAGAGCCCATTAGTCTGGAGGGGACTATCTGGTAATCTTAAGAAAAGGCATCAGTTGTGCAGCCCCATTTCGTCAAGTGATCTTTGCACTCTTTAAGGAGATCTCCCCGGAGTGAGTTATTCGATGTTCTTTCTTGCAAAGAATATCTGTGACTACAAATAGCCGCATCCTGGTAGAAGCCATTAGCCAATGCATTTCTTAATGCGCTTGCGTAGGTTTTTCCTGCTTCAATTGGATTAGTCTGGCATGCTTCAATTTCTGCTTGTACTAGTTCGAATTTGTGTAAAAAGTTGCGGGGACACAGTTCTGCCCATTGACGAAGCTGCTCTTGGTTTGTTTCCAGGGTTTTTTTATGATCTTCGAACTTTTCTTTCTCGTTTTTTATTAAGCCGGTAAGGATAAGTGAATGGTAGAAATTCAATT belongs to Gammaproteobacteria bacterium and includes:
- a CDS encoding type II toxin-antitoxin system CcdA family antitoxin codes for the protein MQHIFDKNAPKKPTNLSINSDLLSKAKGLNINLSATLEHALEIEVRAAEKENWLKENKKAIDSLNKLVDDHGLFSDSYREF
- a CDS encoding cold-shock protein, with the translated sequence MSQGTVKWFNPDKGYGFITPDDGGKDLFVHHSEIQSGGGFATLSDGQKVEYEVGQGQKGPCATKVKAI
- a CDS encoding helix-turn-helix domain-containing protein, which encodes MNKLYSPFQPTLTNAGLHQLGLRMQSREPCESLKGIVHSYLQINVDRQTLYPVMPDGTQAIYISPQGSLIGGTLTEARDIQLLYPGEYFGIWFYPGALRHLFAINLSEISDQFVDSKYFRCNRFNSLHTEIYKHKDFNDRVAVCERWVMGRYIREPTSCFDHALFVIYQSFGGERIDKIAGKVGWSRRHLNRRFLEYTGVGTKAFAKIVRAQTLYRQLYQISVDSTQNLMDLGYYDQSHLIKEFKKYFKLTPGEFINHNMSDFYNR
- the fabA gene encoding bifunctional 3-hydroxydecanoyl-ACP dehydratase/trans-2-decenoyl-ACP isomerase, whose amino-acid sequence is MRFSKQDVTEISKGGYFGDGNAQLPSSPMLMIDEISYISAESGKYNRGELCACLSILPDHWFFACHFEGDPVMPGCLGLDALWQLLGVFLGWSGLEGKGRALGVGKVKFSGQIYPDAGSIRYHLHIKRIFRKPMPLGVADGVVILNDQIIYEASDLRVGLIELSREKLA